A stretch of the Channa argus isolate prfri chromosome 9, Channa argus male v1.0, whole genome shotgun sequence genome encodes the following:
- the cenpj gene encoding centromere protein J yields the protein MSSPAEFQCSQADFFARWLPSTNRAGVILSPCPNLTGSLPHTSAVGSMPLEPDDSFVSDFAPLPASADSSCLGGDGFARPPGGESSATDSPVHGLCSVPRISDGQLDSLYELATKSADMPLMMKLEQLRQWQQHMHEQLKAHQLEEMLSLQDEQKRLLGMMNTSQHCSEESRSLPGAEWEDDTVQRPSNHKQSVRNSTSNVCRVPQGSPCGFGQEQHLSGGQERLPSGHDHEEVDDEEETVWICRGDDQEQQVDTSHFHEPDDTLNLSNSVAMSKDIRKEDKGFHERPIKPGIGGQKQTFEELLEEQLRLEEQRLKSAQQQQSQDGTQAVPKRAFLKRGEGLSRFTNKRKATLSTEVTKDFKPQPQARVIARSNSEPANIKKGAFQGVAVHRKTAILNKENQQRGPSSSSQDIRDQSKRSRTKVLGSHQRQNTDKAGAAQTDPGGRQIKKQQMGQGKETINRKVGLFAQTLRKPGLHNMQPNPVTKQVGMLGPEEAEHDAAKDTTCISKVETVEGRTGSEGENVPHDSFELSFQEKLHHWECDRQLESMELGEFELLEQAAEELSFSSNSSFVTKVLQMDQQHRQLQAARGLHQRRLSSTPIKSPPTGTLKRCNSVGSSGGLACKGSCVTSEAFVVTRRDGTLQNKVSIEDEEGQDIEKEDKNSEFEDQKVVVRPPLFPSTLCFPTQPNTAYDKRSYQDEDSFRDPASDLTQDDDDDDDDEKESILSNADESTIIEDKDGQQGRVVFDDDDTWNDLDDMPVSLPFDSAGVSPISKATPKEVSPPERTLSRKVAVSKVVELEKTKAFSSANLEPDSPPPPASQLMTRLFPSLKPRTQNAPPPHPPSAASVAPEVRKSEEETVQQAQSRLLRERLAELEIEIERFKKENAALAKLRQENEKKQENLSKERLEFEQMKVEELAKFEEYKKEENRKLQKERKLFEKHVLAARAFPDKKEREEIQVLKQQVSSLQEELRKKESRWASTHSRLRQQIDSLSQESSSLREEVRVLEKLRLSAWKRSAEKDTEMKMFENSLPSVTKGVKFANPLHSRGSSSSPPNRSTAAAPRGSTIENVQGATVGTKSSLRRPAGPGSSSFSSLPGRGTEDRPAPVNKTQDKPPNEEPLNNCSPIRDEMDLPKEAEHSDASKEPEAAQEVITHPDGKVEKVLAGGDRLIVFPNGTRKEVSADGLTVKVAFFNGDTKQIAADQRVIYYYAEAQTTHITYPDGMEVLHFPNNQTEKHFPDGRKEITFSDQTVKNLFPDGREESVLTDGTIIQVNPDGTKEIRFNTGQKEIHTPDFKRREYPDGTVKTVYADGTQETRYPNGQLRIKDKDGNITLDNRA from the exons ATGTCATCTCCAGCCGAGTTTCAGTGCTCCCAGGCGGACTTCTTTGCTCGGTGGCTGCCAAGTACCAACAGAGCCGGGGTAATCCTCAGCCCTTGCCCAAATTTGACCGGTTCTTTGCCGCACACGTCAGCCGTGGGATCCATGCCTCTGGAGCCAGACGACTCCTTCGTCTCCGACTTTGCCCCTCTGCCCGCCTCCGCAGACAGCAGCTGCCTCGGTGGGGACGGATTTGCACGGCCGCCTGGAGGAGAAAGTTCTGCGACAGATAGCCCAGTGCACGGCCTGTGCTCTGTTCCGAGAATTTCAGATGGACAATTAGATAGTTTGTATGAGTTGGCAACCAAATCAGCGGACATGCCTCTTATGATGAAGCTAGAACAG ctgAGGCAATGGCAGCAGCACATGCACGAGCAGCTAAAAGCCCATCAGCTGGAGGAGATGCTTAGCCTGCAAGATGAGCAGAAGAGACTGCTAGGAATGATGAATACATCCCAGCACTGTTCTGAAG AAAGTCGTAGCCTGCCAGGAGCAGAATGGGAGGATGACACTGTACAGAGACCCTCTAACCACAAACAGAGCGTACGGAACTCAACCTCAAATGTCTGTAGGGTCCCACAGGGCTCCCCCTGTGGCTTCGGCCAGGAACAACATCTCTCAGGGGGACAGGAGCGGCTACCAAGTGGTCATGATCACGAAGAGGTGGATGACgaggaagaga CTGTGTGGATCTGCAGAGGAGATGATCAAGAACAGCAAGTTGATACCAGCCATTTTCATGAGCCTGATGACACTTTAAATCTAAGTAACAGTGTGGCTATGTCCAAAGACATCAGAAAGGAAGATAAAGGCTTCCATGAGAG GCCCATAAAGCCAGGTATTGGTGGTCAGAAGCAGACGTTTGAGGAGCTTTTGGAGGAGCAGCTGAGACTAGAGGAGCAGAGATTAAAGTCAGCCCAGCAACAACAG AGCCAAGATGGAACACAAGCGGTTCCAAAAAGGGCCTTTCTTAAGAGAGGTGAGGGGCTTTCTAGATTTACTAACAAACGCAAAGCCACTTTATCAACAGAGGTGACGAAGGATTTTAAACCACAACCCCAGGCCAGAGTCATTGCCCGCAGTAACTCAGAACCTGCAAACATCAAGAAGGGGGCCTTCCAGGGGGTTGCTGTCCATCGTAAAACTGCCATACTCAACAAGGAAAACCAACAGAGAGGTCCGAGCTCGTCCTCTCAGGACATCAGAGATCAGAGTAAGAGGAGTCGGACGAAGGTTTTAGGTAGTCATCAAAGGCAGAACACAGACAAAGCAGGTGCTGCTCAAACTGACCCAGGGGGGAGACAAatcaaaaaacagcaaatgggGCAAGGAAAAGAGACAATTAACCGAAAAGTGGGTCTTTTTGCCCAGACCCTAAGAAAACCTGGGCTTCACAACATGCAACCAAACCCAGTAACAAAACAGGTGGGCATGTTAGGACCAGAGGAAGCTGAACATGATGCTGCTAAAGATACGACTTGTATTTCAAAAGTGGAAACAGTTGAAGGAAGAACAGGGTCAGAGGGAGAAAATGTTCCACACGATTCGTTCGAGTTATCTTTCCAGGAGAAGCTCCACCACTGGGAGTGTGATCGGCAGCTTGAAAGCATGGAGCTGGGAGAGTTTGAATTGCTGGAGCAAGCGGCTGAGGAGCTGTCGTTCTCTTCCAACTCTTCTTTTGTCACAAAG GTTCTTCAGATGGACCAGCAGCACAGGCAGCTGCAGGCTGCCAGGGGGCTTCACCAGCGACGGCTCTCCTCCACCCCCATAAAGTCACCTCCAACGGGGACACTCAAAAGGTGTAATAGTGTTGGTAGCAGTGGTGGTTTAGCATGTAAAGGCAGTTGTGTGACCTCAGAAGCCTTTGTGGTAACAAGAAGAGACGGAACTCTACAGAACAAAGTGAGCATAGAAGATGAGGAAGGACAGGACATTGAAAAAGAAGACAAGAACTCAGAATTTGAAGATCAGAAAGTTGTGGTAAGGCCACCTTTGTTCCCTAGCACCCTTTGCTTTCCCACTCAGCCTAACACAGCCTATGATAAGCGGTCGTATCAGGACGAGGACAGTTTTAGGGATCCTGCGTCAGATTTGACacaagatgatgatgatgatgatgatgatgagaaggAGAGCATCCTCAGCAATGCAGATGAATCCACTATAATTGAGGACAAAGACGGTCAGCAGGGGCGAGTTGTGTTTGATGATGACGACACATGGAATGACCTGGATGACATGCCAGTCAGCCTGCCCTTTGACAGTGCTGGAGTCAGTCCAATTTCTAAGGCAACGCCCAAAGAAGTCTCACCACCAGAGCGGACTTTGTCGAGGAAAGTGGCAGTGAGCAAAGTTGTGGAACTGGAAAAGACCAAAGCCTTTAGTTCTGCTAACCTGGAGCCagattctcctcctcctcctgcctcccAGCTCATGACCAGGTTGTTCCCCTCACTGAAGCCAAGGACTCAGAATGCACCTCCCCCCCATCCTCCCAGTGCTGCTTCTGTTGCACCTGAAGTTAGAAAATCAGAAGAGGAGACAg TCCAGCAGGCCCAGTCTCGACTGCTGAGGGAGAGACTGGCCGAGCTGGAGATTGAGATTGAGAGATTTAAGAAGGAGAATGCTGCTCTTGCTAAACTCCGacaggaaaatgagaaaaaacaggaaaatctAAG CAAAGAACGTTTAGAGTTTGAGCAGATGAAAGTGGAGGAGCTGGCCAAGTTTGAGGAGTACAAGAAAGAGGAGAACAGGAAGCTGCAGAAGGAGCGCAAACTGTTTGAGAAGCATGTGTTAGCTGCCAGAGCCTTTCCAGACAAAAAGGAACGAGAGGAAATCCAG GTGCTGAAGCAGCAGGTGAGCTCCCTGCAGGAGGAGCTGAGGAAGAAGGAGAGTCGCTGGGCCTCCACACACAGCCGTCTGAGGCAACAGATTGATTCCCTCAGTCAGGAGAGTAGTTCTCTCCGGGAAGAG GTCCGTGTATTGGAAAAACTTCGCCTCAGTGCCTGGAAGAGAAGTGCAGAGAAGGACACAgagatgaaaatgtttgaaaacagTTTGCCATCTGTGACCAAAGGAGTGAAATTTGCT AACCCCCTTCACTCcagaggaagcagcagcagccctccGAATAGGAGCACTGCTGCAGCCCCCAGAGGCAGCACCATAGAGAACGTTCAGGGTGCTACAG TGGGGACGAAGAGCAGCTTGAGGAGGCCAGCAGGGCCAggctcttcctccttctcctctttgcCTGGCAGGGGAACCGAGGACAGGCCAGCACCTGTCAACAAGACCCAGGACAAACCACCAAATGAAGAACCATTAAACAACTGCTCTCCAATAAGAGAT GAAATGGACCTGCCAAAGGAAGCAGAGCACAGTGATGCCAGTAAAGAGCCAGAAGCAGCTCAGGAGGTTATTACACACCCTGATGGGAAG GTAGAGAAGGTTCTAGCTGGTGGCGATCGCCTTATTGTGTTCCCTAACGGGACCAGGAAGGAGGTTTCAGCAGATGGGCTGACAGTCAAAGTCGCCTTCTTCAACGGAGACACCAAACAGATTGCAGCTGACCAGAGAGTG ATCTACTACTACGCTGAGGCACAAACTACACACATCACCTACCCAGATGGCATGGAGGTCCTGCACTTTCCCAACAATCAGACAG AAAAGCATTTCCCAGACGGCCGCAAAGAAATCACATTCTCTGACCAGACTGTCAAGAACCTGTTCCCCGACGGGAGGGAAGAGAGCGTGCTGACAGACGGAACCATCATACAGGTCAACCC GGATGGCACCAAAGAAATCCGTTTCAACACAGGCCAGAAGGAGATTCACACACCTGACTTCAAGAGGAGGGAGTATCCAGATGGCACAGTGAAGACTGTCTACGCTGACGGCACACAGGAAACCCGTTACCCCAATGGACAGCTCAGGATCAAAGATAAAGATGGTAACATCACTCTAGACAACAGGGCGTAG